Proteins from a single region of Stutzerimonas stutzeri:
- a CDS encoding dynamin-like GTPase family protein, with product MSMERLDRQVDAYVTWKRDLIREITRYRSWLAHNRLSSEGVEARLERALRVLRTDHITLAFVGEYSRGKTELINSLFFSNYGQRILPSRAGRTTMCPTELLFDPRSERSYIRLLPIESRLQDTSIAQLKRTPRLWLNLPLDPHDPDGMAEAFAQVALTKALPVEQAIQLGFDPASLESAGNANTVLVPAWRHAMVNFDHPLLRQGLRILDTPGLNALGSEPELTLSMLPNAQAIVFLLSADTGVTASDMEIWQQHIRQLDEDTQASLFAVLNKIDVLWDDVAGEVFVQRAIDEIRATTAQQLGIDCADVLPLSAKQALMAKIRGDHALLERSQLDQLEQLLSQRILAQKERLLEDQVVHQVLAMVQNSQHALKLRQEKVIEQRDMLANHQQGNGQMLLELTARTRHDHNRHHKRLLDLKTNQRLLQRQGELLRAAIHAERLEEHLTRLRRSLTGSLTTLGINLAILHFFRSVEQDLGSLEQEAERANKMVAAIYRRHNEENPLHGIDPPTFQLQPYQRELRALQSKADQFRLQLKTLLTEQRTLTRRFFSTLVQEVIGLHQRLRLEAEQWAGDALTPLLQYSLEHKQQLETHILRLKSLATESQQNSQRGQLLTRYSGELELQLAQAAEMLRALRRPAPMRRQEKVVSLASAQIS from the coding sequence ATGAGCATGGAACGACTCGATCGACAGGTAGACGCCTACGTCACCTGGAAGCGCGACCTGATTCGTGAGATCACCCGCTACCGCAGTTGGCTGGCGCACAACAGGCTCAGCAGCGAGGGCGTTGAGGCCCGCCTGGAAAGGGCGCTGCGGGTGCTGCGCACCGATCACATCACCCTCGCGTTCGTCGGCGAGTACTCGCGCGGCAAAACCGAGCTGATCAACAGTCTGTTCTTTTCCAACTACGGCCAGCGCATCCTGCCTTCACGCGCCGGACGTACCACCATGTGCCCTACCGAGCTGCTGTTCGATCCGCGCTCGGAACGCTCCTATATCCGTCTGTTACCCATTGAATCGCGCCTGCAGGACACCAGCATTGCCCAGCTCAAGCGCACACCACGGCTGTGGCTGAACCTGCCGCTCGACCCGCATGATCCCGATGGCATGGCCGAAGCATTCGCCCAAGTGGCGCTGACCAAAGCGCTGCCGGTGGAGCAGGCGATCCAGCTGGGCTTCGATCCCGCAAGCCTGGAAAGTGCCGGCAATGCCAATACCGTGCTGGTGCCTGCCTGGCGCCACGCCATGGTCAACTTCGACCACCCGCTGCTGCGTCAAGGCCTGCGCATCCTCGATACGCCAGGGCTGAACGCGCTGGGTAGCGAGCCGGAACTGACCCTGTCGATGCTGCCCAATGCGCAGGCGATCGTTTTCCTGCTGTCAGCCGACACTGGCGTGACCGCCAGCGACATGGAGATCTGGCAGCAGCATATCCGCCAGCTTGACGAGGACACGCAGGCCAGCCTGTTCGCCGTACTGAACAAGATCGACGTACTCTGGGACGATGTGGCCGGCGAAGTCTTCGTGCAGCGAGCGATCGATGAGATCCGCGCCACTACTGCGCAGCAGCTGGGCATCGACTGCGCAGACGTGTTGCCGCTGTCGGCAAAGCAGGCGCTGATGGCAAAGATTCGCGGCGACCACGCGCTGCTCGAACGCAGCCAGCTGGATCAGTTGGAACAGTTGCTCAGCCAGCGCATCCTGGCGCAGAAAGAACGCCTGCTCGAAGATCAGGTGGTGCACCAGGTGCTGGCAATGGTGCAGAACAGTCAGCATGCACTCAAGCTGCGCCAGGAAAAGGTCATCGAACAGCGTGACATGCTGGCCAACCATCAGCAGGGTAACGGGCAGATGCTGCTTGAGCTTACCGCTCGCACGCGTCACGACCATAACCGCCACCATAAGCGCCTGCTCGACCTGAAGACCAACCAGCGACTACTGCAACGCCAAGGCGAACTGTTGCGTGCAGCGATACACGCCGAGCGCCTCGAAGAGCACCTGACCCGGCTACGTCGCAGCCTTACCGGAAGCTTGACGACGCTGGGCATCAACCTGGCGATCCTGCACTTCTTCCGCTCGGTGGAGCAGGATCTGGGTAGCCTCGAGCAGGAAGCCGAACGCGCCAACAAGATGGTTGCGGCGATCTACCGCCGACACAACGAAGAGAACCCGTTGCACGGTATCGACCCACCAACGTTCCAGCTGCAGCCTTATCAGCGTGAGCTGCGAGCGTTGCAGAGCAAGGCTGACCAATTCCGTCTGCAGCTCAAGACCCTGCTTACCGAACAACGCACACTGACCCGGCGCTTCTTCTCCACGCTGGTGCAGGAAGTCATCGGCTTGCATCAGCGTCTGCGCCTGGAAGCCGAACAATGGGCGGGGGATGCGCTGACGCCACTGCTGCAGTACTCCCTGGAGCACAAGCAGCAGCTAGAGACGCACATCCTGCGGCTCAAGAGCCTGGCCACGGAAAGCCAACAAAATAGCCAGCGCGGGCAACTGCTGACTCGCTACAGCGGCGAGCTGGAGCTGCAACTGGCACAGGCCGCGGAGATGCTGCGCGCTTTGCGACGGCCAGCGCCGATGCGGCGGCAGGAAAAAGTGGTCAGTTTGGCCAGCGCACAGATCAGCTAA